The DNA window TTCCTATGGGGTATAATAACCTTAGTACCATCAATAAAATAATTAGAAAGGGTGTATACACATTTTTCGAAAAATAGTCTTCTTTATTTTATTTATATTGGCCTTCTCTCTTTTGCCCGCATGTAATCATAAAACTGAATTAAAAAATCATACAAGTAAAAATGAAACTCCTCAAAAAAAAGAGAAAAAAGATATGATTCAAGAACAAATTGAAAAAATGACATTAGATGAAAAGATTGGTCAAATGGTCTTAGTAGGATTTAATGGAGATCAGATCAATGACTCTATCAAAAAAATGATAGATTCCTACCATATTGGAGGATTTATTTTATTTCAAAGAAATATAAAAAATCCATCACAAACATTAGCTTTACTCAACACTATAAAAAGTGCTAATTCAAAAAATAAAATCCCCTTATTTTTAGCAGTAGATGAAGAAGGTGGAAAAGTCTCTAGAATGCCAAAAGAAATAAAAAAACTTCCTACTAATAAAAAAATAGGTATCCTCAATAATAATCATTTTTCATTTGAAATAGGTCAGCTTATAGGTTTTGAATTGAAATCCTTTGGCTTTAATCTAGATTTTGCACCTGTTTTAGATATCAATAGTAACCCTAAAAATCCAGTCATAGGAGATCGTTCTTTTGGGAGCAATAAAGAAATTGTAAGTCAATTAGGGCTACAAACAATGAAGGGAATCAAGTCACAAAATATAATCTCTGTTGTAAAGCATTTTCCTGGTCATGGAGATACATCTGTTGATTCTCACTTAGGTCTTCCTGTTGTTAATCATGACTTGAATAGACTTAAAAGTTTTGAACTAGCTCCTTTTTCTAAAGCCATCAAAGAAAATGTAGATGCAGTTATGGTCTCTCATATTCTTTTTCCTAAAATAGACTCTCAATATCCTGCTACATTATCTAAAAAGATTATGACAGATCTTTTACGGAATAACTTGAATTTTAAGGGTGTCATCATTACCGATGACATGGAAATGGGTGCTATTTTAAAACATTATGATATAGGAAATGCAGCTATAAGGTCTATTCAATCAGGCAGTGATATCATCTTAATATGTCATACCTATGAAAAGCAATTAACTGTGTTAGATGCTTTAAAAAAAGCTGTAGAAAATAATGAAATATCAGAAGAACAAATCAATGATAGTGTTTATAGAATCCTAAAATTGAAAAAAAAGTACCATATAAAAGATACCTCCATAAAATCAATAGATGTTAAAGATATAAACAATCAAATAGATTATATTTTAAATACTTATTTAGGAGGCTAATCCGCCTCTTTTTTTGTTATTTAGCTTTGTCTCTTAAATCATTTTAAACCAAAATACACTTTATCTAAATCTTTTAGGTACCATTCTGTAATTTTTACCAATTTATCTATAAATTTGTATAACAAAAAATGTTTAGACTAGAATAAATGGTATATATATAAATTAGAGCATTTCTACTATCGTTTATATAAAGGAGGATTATTTATGCAATCACTTAAATTAAATAAAGATATTCATTGGGTAGGTTCCTTAGACCCTGATTTAAGAGTTTTTGATATTATCATGCATACAGAGTTTGGAACCTCTTATAATTCTTACATTGTAAAAGGTTCAGAAAAAACAGCTTTAATTGAAACAGTAAAAATTAAGTTTTTTGATGCATTTTTAGAAAAAATTAAAGAAGTTACCCCAATCGAATCCATCGACTACATTATCGTAGATCATACAGAACCAGACCATGTGGGAAGTATTGAAAAATTATTAACATTAGCCCCTCATGCAAAAATAGTTGGCTCCGCTACAGCTATTACTTTCTTAAAGGAAATTACCAATAAAAATTTTGAATCTATTATCGTAAATCCTAAAGAAACTTTAACTTTAGGAAATAAAACATTAAGATTTATCAATGCACCATTTCTTCATTGGCCAGATTCTATTTATACTTATGTGGAAGAAGATCATACTTTATTTACTTGTGACTCATTTGGTGCCCATTATAGCTTCGATCCTATACTTAACGAAAAAATTACTAAGAAGGTAGATTATCATAAAGCATTAAAATATTATTATGATATGATTATGGGTCCCTTTAAGTCTTATGTTTTAAAAGCTCTTGATCAAATAAAAAATTTAAAAATAGATATGATTTGTCCAGGACATGGTCCCGTACTCAATCATGAACCTGAAAAAATCATCGAACTTTATAAGGAGTGGTCTACAGAAAATACTCCTAATTCTAAGAAAACTATCGTCATTCCTTATGTATCTGCCTATGGGTACACAGAAGAAATTGCTAAAAAAATTACTGAAGGGATCAAACAAGCAGGAGATATTAATGTATTGCTATATGATATGGTCTATGCTGATCCCAATGAAGTTTTATCAGAAATTTATTGGGCCGATGGATTGCTTTTCGGATCTCCTACTATTAATGGAGATGCATTAAAACCGATTTGGGATCTTTTAACTTCCCTCTCTCCTATTGTTCATGGTGGAAAAATTGTTTCTGCCTTTGGTTCTTACGGATGGAGCGGTGAAGGTGTTCCAAATATTGTTGGTAGATTGAAAACTCTGCGCATGAAGGTTTTTGAAAAAGGACTTAAAATTCGTTTTAAGCCCTCAGAAAACAATTTAAAGGATGCTTTATCCTTTGGTATCAACTTCGGAGTAAGTGTATTAAAAGGAGAAGTTCCAAAAGTAATCGAAGAAAAGGAAAAATATACTTTAGTTTCTGATGATGGAGAAGTAAAAGTATGGAAATGTGTTGTATGTGGTGAATTATTTGAAGGAGTTGAACCACCTGATACTTGTCCTGCTTGTGGTGTAGGAAAAGATTATTTTGTTGAAGTAAAAAAAGAAATCATTGCTTTCCAATCGCAAAACAACGAAAAAATTATCATCATAGGAAATAATGCTGCTGGTGTTTCTGCTGCAGAAGCCATCCGAGAAAGAAATAAAGTTTGCAGTGTAGAAATCATCTCAAATGAGAATATTCCGGGTTATTATCGACCAAGTATTTCAAAATCTATTGTACAGGAAATACAAGATCATGAATTTTATTTAAAATCAATGGATTGGTATAAAGAAAATAATATTCAGTTAACACTTCATACAGAGGTTATAGACATAAAAAAAGATACAAAGACAATACTCCTTTCTAATGGAGAAGAAAAGTCCTATGACAAGTTGATTATCGCTACTGGAAGCCATTGCTTCATGCCTCCAATAGAAGGGAATGAAAAAAAAGGTGTATTCACCTTACGAAGCTTTGATGATGCAAATCGTATCAAAGAATATGCAAAAAGTAGTAAAAGGGCTGTTGTTGTAGGTGGTGGAATCTTAGGTCTTGAAATCGCTTGGGAACTTAAAAACCTTGGATTAAATCTTACAATCATCGAGCTTGCCCCTAGACTTCTTCCAAGACAGCTAGATGAAAAAGGTTCTAGTATCCTTGAAGAAGCTATAGCAAAACAAGATATAAAAGTAATCAAAAATACCTTAGCAGGTTCTCTCTTAGGAGATGAGAAAGTAACTGCTGTAAAAACAAAAGATGGGGAAATCATTGAATGCGATATGGTTATCGTTTCTGCTGGTATCAGAGCAAATAAGAAATTAGCCGAAAAAGCAGGAATTATTACCAATAAAGGAATTGTGGTAGATCAAGCTATGAAAACTAATGAAGAAAATATCTTTGCTGCTGGTGATGTAGCTGAATTTGATGGCATTGACTATGGTATTTGGCCAGAAGCTATTGAACAAGGTAAAATAGCAGGTGCAAATGCAGTAGGCGATCCTCTTTACTATGAAAATATCATACCATCTAATGTTTTTAATGGTATGAATGTAAATATATTCTCCATTGGAGATCTTGGTAGAAATTCAGAAAAAGCATATGAAACTATAGAAATTCACAATCGTGATCAAGGTCTTTATCATAAAATGTACTTTGTAAACAATGTATTTGTAGGTGGTATACTCATAGGAGATACTACTAAATCTGTAAAAATGATGGAGGGTATTGATAAAAGATCTTCCTTATCTACTATGATAAAAATCATGAATCATTAATAAAAATGAGCGTTTTACTTTTCATAAAACGCTCATTTTTTATTCTATTGAATATATATCTGAAAACTCAATATTAATACTTTCTACATAATCATTGTTATATCTTTTTTTTACTTCTTTTATATCATTCTCGAGTATCTTAACTGGAAGCTCAACAATAAATTCACTGCCCTTATTTTCCTCACTTTTAACAATAATTTCTCCCTTATACATTTTTACAAGAGACTGAACAAGAGATAGTCCTATACCACTTCCTTCATGATTTCTTGTAAAAGATTTATCAATTTGACGAAATCTATCAAAGATTATATTTTGTTTATCCTTTGGAATCCCTATCCCTGTGTCTTTTACTGATATAATGATGCTTTTTCCTTTATCATATATGTTTACCATAATGTTTCCATTTAATCTTGTAAATTTTACTGCATTAGATAATAGATTCAATATGATTCTTTCAATATGGTCTGGATCACAGGCCATAATTTTTTCTTCCACATTCGTATCAAAGCAAAAATGAATATGCTTATTTTTTATATATTCCGAAACAGATAAAGTAATCTCTTCTACAATACTTACAATATTATAGTTTCCTAAATTCATATTAAAATATCCTGAATCTATTTTAGTAACATCTATCAAATTATTGATCAATCTTAAAAGCCTATAGCAATTCTGTTTAACGATACTTTTGAGCTTTGTTCTAAGTTTTAAATCTTTTATATGATTTTTTTCTTGATAATCAATTAATTGTATTGTACTAAGAATCAAATTTAATGGTGTTCTTAATTCATGAGAAATATTGGAAAAAAATTCCGTTTTTAACTTGTCATATTCTATTACCTCATGTAATATTTTTTTATTTTCTTCAACTTTTTTCTCTAGAACTTTTTTTGCATTTTTTAGCTCTGTAATATCTGTTCCTACAGATTGAAACTCTATTATTTCACCATTTTCACTGAAAAAAGCTTGATTGGTCCATCTGATCCAAGAAATATTTCCTATTGCATCGATTACAGAATGGGCATAGGTCTGAATAGGTTTTTCAATGCTAAATGATTGTAAAGATTTTTTTATTTTTTCATGTTCATCTTTCGGAACTACAGTTAAAACACTTTTTCCCACTAATTCCTCATATTGCTTATTTAAATAACAACAAAATGCTTTATTGGCATAAGTTAATTCTCCATTAGGTAAAAACCTGCAAATAAAATCCGTTTGATTTTCTACAAGAGCTCCATATTGCTGCTCACTGATGGCACACTTATTTTTTCTTTCTTCTTCTTCTGTAAGATCATAAGCCTTTCCAACAATATACTTAACATTATTTTCTTCATCTAGTATGGGTGTTTTTGTAATATGTAATAATCGAAGTTCTCCTTCACTATTCGTTATCCATTCTTTAGAGATAATTTTTTCCTTTTGTTGAAACACTTCTACATTTTTACTAACAGATTGCTGGGCTTTTATATTACTATAAATACATTGCTGAGCTTCTTTTTCATTCAATACATTCCATAATTTTTTATTTTCTATATCCTTTTTTTCTTTCCCTAAAAAATCTGCATGTGCCTGATTCACAAATCCATAAGTTTCTGTATCTTTTAAAATCCATAATTGCATATCTGTATCATCCAGCATACATGCATATTGTTCCAATTTAAACTGGTCTACTTTCATATACTCCCGCTCCCTATTTACACCTGTTTATAATTATATATTTTTTTACATTATACTGGATTTAAAGAATTTATTGTGTCGAAACAACTCGTAATCTATATTTTTTCTATATTATATTTTCTAAAATTCTTTTTATAACTATTTGCAAATAACAAAAGCACCCTAACTATAGGTGCTTTATAACCATTTAATCTAATTTCTTTTTAAACCTTATAGATGCAATCCCTAAAAGCAGCATCCCCATTACTAAAAGCACTATTACTTCCTTCCATAAATAATCAATCCCTACTCCCTTTAATATAATCCCTCTTAATATCTTTAAAAAATAAGTGAGTGGTATAAAATTACCAGCTATCTGTATAGGGTAGGCCATAGCTTCCCTTGGAAATACAAATCCTGATAACAATACACTTGGAAGTATGAAAAATATGGTCATTTGCATAGCCTGTGCCTGATTTTGCGCCACTGTTGAAATGAGCATACCAATAGCAAGAGAACAGATGACAAATCCAAATCCCAAAAGAATCAATAAGAAAACATTTCCCTCTATCCCTACATTGAACCAATAGGTTCCAAAAAATAATGCGATTAAAAAATCAACACAACCTATAAAAATATAAGGAATCATTTTTCCCAAAATAAGTTCTCCTGATCTTATAGGGGTAACAATTAACAATTCTAATGTTCCCTTTTCTTTTTCTCTCACTAATGAAAAGGCCGTAAGCATTACAGTAATATTTTGCATAATAAGTCCAATAAGTCCAGGAATAGTAAACTTTGTACTTTCTAGATTAGGGTTATACCATACCCTTGTCCGTATATCTATCACTCCTTTATTAGAACTTTTTAGCCCCTTCTTTTCTAAATATTTTTTCTGTATTTGAAGAGCATAGCTTTGTGTAATCATCATTCCATTTTGCAGTGCTGTTCGAGCAATAGTAGGATCTGTTCCATCAATGATTAACTGAATAGATGGATTTTCATCTCTCTTGATATTTTTTGAAAATCCTGTAGGAATAATGACACCCGCTCTTGCCTCTCCCTTATCAATAAAATTTTCAAGTTTTTGTGTATTTTTTACATAACTATCTGGTTGAAAGTAATTAGAATTTTTAAATTTACTGATCAGTTCTCTACTCTCTATCGTATGATCCATATCCATCACAACCATTTTTATATTTTCAACATCTGTATTTACAGCATATCCAAATAAAAATATAAAAATCAAAGGCATCATAATGGCCATACCAAGACTTGCTTTATCCCTTATAATATGGATAAATTCTTTCTTAACGATGGTTATAAGCCTCCTGCTATTCATATCTACTCCCCTGCCTCATCTCTATGAATAAATTTGATTTTATCAAATGAAGATTCTACTTTTTCTCCTGTTTGTTCCTCTACATATCTTATAAAAACATCTTCTAGATTTTTTGCCTTCTTTTCCTCAATAATCTTTTCTGGTGCTCCTTTTCCTATAATCCTTCCTCCAAAAATAAAAGCTACTTCATCACAACTTTCTGCTTCATCCATATAGTGGGTGGTCACAAGAATAGTCATCCCCTGCTTTGCAAGCTTATATATAATTTTCCAAAATATTCTTCTTGAAACTGGATCAACTGCTGCCGTAGGCTCATCTAATATTAAAAGATTTGGTTTGTGTATAAGGGAGCATCCTAAGGCAAGTCTTTGTTTCCATCCTCCTGAAAGAGTTTTTGTAATATTTTTTTCTTTTCCCTCAAGTCCTGCCATCTGTATGATCCCTTCTATTCTTTCCCTTTGAAACTTTTTGGGAATGGTATATATATTGGCATAAAAATTTAAATTTTCTAATACAGTTAAATCTTCATATAAACTAAATTTCTGAGACATATAACCAATATTCTCTTTTATTTTTTCAGCTTCTTTGTAAACATTAAGCCCTAGTACTTCTGCCTTTCCCTCAGTAGGTGTTAAGACTCCACAAAGCATCCGAATGGCTGTAGATTTTCCTGCTCCATTTGGGCCTAATAGTCCGTAAATACTTCCCTTTGGAA is part of the Crassaminicella profunda genome and encodes:
- the nagZ gene encoding beta-N-acetylhexosaminidase; amino-acid sequence: MIQEQIEKMTLDEKIGQMVLVGFNGDQINDSIKKMIDSYHIGGFILFQRNIKNPSQTLALLNTIKSANSKNKIPLFLAVDEEGGKVSRMPKEIKKLPTNKKIGILNNNHFSFEIGQLIGFELKSFGFNLDFAPVLDINSNPKNPVIGDRSFGSNKEIVSQLGLQTMKGIKSQNIISVVKHFPGHGDTSVDSHLGLPVVNHDLNRLKSFELAPFSKAIKENVDAVMVSHILFPKIDSQYPATLSKKIMTDLLRNNLNFKGVIITDDMEMGAILKHYDIGNAAIRSIQSGSDIILICHTYEKQLTVLDALKKAVENNEISEEQINDSVYRILKLKKKYHIKDTSIKSIDVKDINNQIDYILNTYLGG
- a CDS encoding FAD-dependent oxidoreductase, producing the protein MQSLKLNKDIHWVGSLDPDLRVFDIIMHTEFGTSYNSYIVKGSEKTALIETVKIKFFDAFLEKIKEVTPIESIDYIIVDHTEPDHVGSIEKLLTLAPHAKIVGSATAITFLKEITNKNFESIIVNPKETLTLGNKTLRFINAPFLHWPDSIYTYVEEDHTLFTCDSFGAHYSFDPILNEKITKKVDYHKALKYYYDMIMGPFKSYVLKALDQIKNLKIDMICPGHGPVLNHEPEKIIELYKEWSTENTPNSKKTIVIPYVSAYGYTEEIAKKITEGIKQAGDINVLLYDMVYADPNEVLSEIYWADGLLFGSPTINGDALKPIWDLLTSLSPIVHGGKIVSAFGSYGWSGEGVPNIVGRLKTLRMKVFEKGLKIRFKPSENNLKDALSFGINFGVSVLKGEVPKVIEEKEKYTLVSDDGEVKVWKCVVCGELFEGVEPPDTCPACGVGKDYFVEVKKEIIAFQSQNNEKIIIIGNNAAGVSAAEAIRERNKVCSVEIISNENIPGYYRPSISKSIVQEIQDHEFYLKSMDWYKENNIQLTLHTEVIDIKKDTKTILLSNGEEKSYDKLIIATGSHCFMPPIEGNEKKGVFTLRSFDDANRIKEYAKSSKRAVVVGGGILGLEIAWELKNLGLNLTIIELAPRLLPRQLDEKGSSILEEAIAKQDIKVIKNTLAGSLLGDEKVTAVKTKDGEIIECDMVIVSAGIRANKKLAEKAGIITNKGIVVDQAMKTNEENIFAAGDVAEFDGIDYGIWPEAIEQGKIAGANAVGDPLYYENIIPSNVFNGMNVNIFSIGDLGRNSEKAYETIEIHNRDQGLYHKMYFVNNVFVGGILIGDTTKSVKMMEGIDKRSSLSTMIKIMNH
- a CDS encoding PAS domain-containing sensor histidine kinase, whose amino-acid sequence is MKVDQFKLEQYACMLDDTDMQLWILKDTETYGFVNQAHADFLGKEKKDIENKKLWNVLNEKEAQQCIYSNIKAQQSVSKNVEVFQQKEKIISKEWITNSEGELRLLHITKTPILDEENNVKYIVGKAYDLTEEEERKNKCAISEQQYGALVENQTDFICRFLPNGELTYANKAFCCYLNKQYEELVGKSVLTVVPKDEHEKIKKSLQSFSIEKPIQTYAHSVIDAIGNISWIRWTNQAFFSENGEIIEFQSVGTDITELKNAKKVLEKKVEENKKILHEVIEYDKLKTEFFSNISHELRTPLNLILSTIQLIDYQEKNHIKDLKLRTKLKSIVKQNCYRLLRLINNLIDVTKIDSGYFNMNLGNYNIVSIVEEITLSVSEYIKNKHIHFCFDTNVEEKIMACDPDHIERIILNLLSNAVKFTRLNGNIMVNIYDKGKSIIISVKDTGIGIPKDKQNIIFDRFRQIDKSFTRNHEGSGIGLSLVQSLVKMYKGEIIVKSEENKGSEFIVELPVKILENDIKEVKKRYNNDYVESINIEFSDIYSIE
- a CDS encoding ABC transporter permease, with product MNSRRLITIVKKEFIHIIRDKASLGMAIMMPLIFIFLFGYAVNTDVENIKMVVMDMDHTIESRELISKFKNSNYFQPDSYVKNTQKLENFIDKGEARAGVIIPTGFSKNIKRDENPSIQLIIDGTDPTIARTALQNGMMITQSYALQIQKKYLEKKGLKSSNKGVIDIRTRVWYNPNLESTKFTIPGLIGLIMQNITVMLTAFSLVREKEKGTLELLIVTPIRSGELILGKMIPYIFIGCVDFLIALFFGTYWFNVGIEGNVFLLILLGFGFVICSLAIGMLISTVAQNQAQAMQMTIFFILPSVLLSGFVFPREAMAYPIQIAGNFIPLTYFLKILRGIILKGVGIDYLWKEVIVLLVMGMLLLGIASIRFKKKLD
- a CDS encoding ABC transporter ATP-binding protein, translated to MAVNQINLQIPKGSIYGLLGPNGAGKSTAIRMLCGVLTPTEGKAEVLGLNVYKEAEKIKENIGYMSQKFSLYEDLTVLENLNFYANIYTIPKKFQRERIEGIIQMAGLEGKEKNITKTLSGGWKQRLALGCSLIHKPNLLILDEPTAAVDPVSRRIFWKIIYKLAKQGMTILVTTHYMDEAESCDEVAFIFGGRIIGKGAPEKIIEEKKAKNLEDVFIRYVEEQTGEKVESSFDKIKFIHRDEAGE